ttctgtgcaaACTTACTTGGGAAtgagccccattgaacatagtgtGACTGGCTTCTGGGTAACCTGCATAACATTGTGTTGCACAGGGCTTAATTTACATAACATTTAAAAGTTTGCATGGCTCCTGATGCAAATTGAGGTATCCATATCATTCAATTGCTTGGTGTAAAACCTTCCATCAGAGCAGCTATGCTCATGTTGTCATAGTAAATAGCTGCCATGAGGCCCAGTCAGGACCAAAGGAAGGAGGTTTTAAACCTTTCCTATGTCAAAGAGCATGTGACACAGGAGGCAAGAAGCTCCCATTGGTGTTAATTGGCATAGAGGGAAATTAATATTACAAGCTTTGGGGAATGGTTTTCATTGGGACCAGTAGTGCAGGAGAAAAGAGGACCACTTGCCATGgtcttgattcccccccccaaaaaaaactaatTACAGTATATAAAAAgatatgtatataaaaatatacaTGTAATGTTAAACTGTGTGTTTAACACTGTGTATTTTAGCCTGTACTGTGTGACTAACGCTAAAGTGTTTTGGGTGATTCTTGTAGAGTGTGTGGCCTATTGCCTCTTTTCAGCTAAACATCAAGACGAGGAGGGGCAATAGATcggtgatagagcatcagctctGCATGCAGAATTTTATAGGTTCAATTCttggtatctccaagtagggctgggagagaccccagcctgaaagcctgaagagctgtgctgccagttagtgtggacaatactgagctcaatggactaatagtctgatttgctataaagcagcttcccgtGTTTCTAATCAAAGCCAACAGTTATTGTGAAATTAGGGAAAGAACAGGACTTGTAAAATTTACTGCTGTTACATTTGTACATTGTATTAGAGCACTCAAGTTTTAGAGTTTGAATGAGTTAATTATTTCACATTGGtgacttttttttgtttcttggTTGAGTTCAGAATGACAGAAAATATTTTAGTAAATTTACTGTAGTGTAAACTATTTCTTTGTTTTACTATTTTTTGCAGTGGAAGGGAGAGAAATTGACAAAAAGCATTCAACTGCAGATCTAATCATTTGCTGCTGCCTTAATACCTTTGCTTTCCCCCCAGCTGCTGGTTCAGTTTGTTCAGAACACATCTATTCCACTAGGACAGGAGCTTGTGGAATCGGAACCTAAAGATATTACCTGTTTGTCTCTCCTTCCTGTTACTGAATCCCCAGAATGCAACAGGCTGATGTTGCCAGGTAAAATATGAAGCCTGATGATGCTAAAAATGCTGGTGGTTGTATGTGTGTGatagcaacagcacaatcctatgcatgtctacttagaagcaagtcccgctGAGTTCAGTTGGACTTGCTTCaaggtgtgtttaggattgcaacctaatagGCATGAAGAGAACGCAGTACTGAAGAGAATTCTTATAGCAAGAATGCTGTGTTTAGATGTGGGACACTTCTGTAATAAGTAGTTGCTAAATTTCAGCTCTTCATCAAAGAATGGTAAGATACGAATGTAATAAAGAGGGGAGAATTCTGGCAAATGTATTCACAGTTCTCTAACTGTGTGTATACTACAAAAGTTTCTGGTTTTGTCACAGTTTTCTGTTCCTGGTGAAAGTATGATGATTGTTTACATAACCTCacacatgctttaaaaaaaatcatttttttcatTAGATGACTCTCCAAGTCATACTAGTTCTTCAAAGGATCTCTCCTCTTCTGCTGTTTTGCGAAGCCTCCAAGTGAATGTTGGCCCTGATGGTGAGGAGACAAGAGCACAAACAGTACAGAAACCACCTGAACTTCTACCAAGCCCTGATACTTCCAGCTTGTTGCAAGACCTCCAACCCACTGACAGCACTTCTTTTATCCTCCTCAATTTAACACGGACAGGTAACTCCCATTTTAGCATTTAGTTGGATCTTTCCTGGTATTAAAATACAAATGATGCATTGCTTTGAAAAGCATAGAAAGATACTGGGACATTGCTGAATATAACAGAAATTATCAGCACCTCCTTCCAGTGAAGTGACTACAAGTCCCATTagccctgattattggccatattGATTGggtctgatgggggttgtagtcctacagcatttggagggctacaggctaGCTATGTCTGCTGTAGAGGTTCACTGCAATATTGTGGGAAGCAAGAGGTTTTGCTTATCTTAGTGTCTGATGAAAACTGCTTCTCTTCTAGGCCTGGGTTCTCCCTCAGAGCACTTGGTGTTTGTCCAAGATgaagcagaggattctgggaatgATTTTTTCTCCAATGATAGCACAGACAGCAGTACCCCATGGTTTTTACGAGTGCAGGAACTGGCCCATGACAGTTTGATTGCTGCCACTCGAGCTCAGCTCGCCAAGAATGCCAAAGCAAGCAATAATGGTAAGAGGGCTAATGTTTCTGTTAATCTTCTAATTTGGAAGGTATGATATTGCTTTCATCCGTTGAACAAGTTCAGGATAACTTATAAACCTTGTATGTTTATGGAACAACTGTTGTTGAAAATTTCTGTATATTTGTATCCTGTCTTTTGGGGTAAAAATctctcaaggcagctaacaaaggtcaataaaacacacacactccaatGAAAGGTTAAAAGAAGATCAAAATATTAACTAAAAGGATGGCAGCTAGAGTGGCCCTTCATCTCAATGTACAGATCTCTTTATTTGAAGAAGTCTGCAGAAGAGTTGCCATCCATGTATCCACTCCCCTGTATCTTCTGTACAGAAGACAAATGGAAGCAAACATGTTTTTACTACCCTTTTAGTAGTTAATTTGGCAATACAGTGCTATAAATATCTATGGAAGAAAGTCCATGGATGCAAAGGGGCTTATTCTCAGGTATGTGCATATAGGATTGTAGCCCAAAATATATCACAACACTTTGTTGCAAAATTAAATGCcccttttaaaagctgtttttgatgACAGATCATATATTCTCCTGTTTGTCTTTGGAATGGTATCAGAGGTAGCGCTTTCCAGAGGTTTTGCACAAGTTAACAAGGGTGCTACACATTGTCACAACAGTACCCAGGCAGGCTTGTGTAAGGTTGTGAGGGAAAATGGAGTTATGTGGGTTGGCAGCTCCTGACTGGCAGCTGTTTGACCAGTGTTTTGTTGTATAACTGCTGAGCCGTGCAGTCTGCTGAAGGCTAGTTATGCCTGACAGCTTCTGGTGCTCAAGGAACACATCTCTGCTGTTGAGGTGACGGAGTTGTTCTCTTTCTCGATCCAATTGTGTGTTGTCGAGTGGGCGATAGGATTGGGTTGCATTTTCCAATGCATGTAGTGTATGCAGATAGACATTATTAGCATTCAGTTGCAACTTCATCTGCCTATACTACGCTGCTTTtaatggaattattattattattatttatttataccccatctttcggcccaaggccctcaaggcagcttacagaagacacaaatatcaaaatacaaaatacaatataagaatacatcaataaaacaataaagcaatacaatttacaaaacacaatttgcaagagttacaagagttaaataacaataaccatcacaatctacatttccagCTTAACACTTGCAGTGctaaaattggccccaaggtaCCATCTAAAAGCACATGAGTCCGCTACCTAGctggaactaagcaggtctgggtatgtCAGGCCTGGATGGATATCTGTAAAGAAACCTcacgtatgctgccttgagtcccatgaTGGAAGGAGGCTTGGTGCCTACAGTAGGCCCTTCCCAGTAGCCAGCTCGCTCGTTGAAGCGGCTCAGGAAGACAAAGGTTAGATTAGTCCTGAAGGAACATGCAGGCAAGGCTCCTGAAGAAACagacctgctgctgttgctgtcgcCGCCTCCTTCTTCACCGAGCTGGCATGAGCCAAGGCCGCTGCGGGACTGGCATGAGGAAGGGGCATGCTGCGCAGGGAAGAGTCTCGGCGGGCCTGCTGGTGTTGGCGGCGCTACTGGCAGCAGGGCTCTTGCTGCTGCTAAAAGCGCTACTGCTGGGCCCCGGCGCCCACTGCACACTCTCCCTCACTCTCCAACAGCTGCTTTGCCTCGGCTCCAGCTTGACAAGCTTGGGGGGAGACGGGGAAGAGGGGAAATGCACATCCTTTCCCAGTTAGGCATGCCTAATTACGTGTGACTAGAGCTAAATCAGGAGAAAAGTCTTGCTGCATAATGATGGTAGACAGTGAAACTGCCAGTACAACATATGACTCATTTTCAAATCAGTTGcctctttcctcttcccccatAAGTGCAAGGATAATTGAAGGGATTTGTTTGCCCTCAGTGGTGGTCACACAACCAAATCTAACTCTGTGGTGCCATGATGCCAGATTTACTATGTGACTTGGCTGGGATCATACAAATGAAGAAGCCCTTTCAAGTtaagtgtgttttgtttttaaaaggtgcccaagcagcagcaacaatgaaTGTGAAACAGGTGTACAAAAATATGGAATGTAGTGCTTGTCTACATTAATGTGCCTTCTCTGCCCTCTTCTCCTCCATCCCCCTTGAGGAAGCGCTATAGCTGAGTGGTATAGAACATGCTTTGCTTgaggaaggtcccaagttcagtcctcagcatcttcagcccgaaaccctggagaagtgctaccagtcagagcagacaatattgagttagatagaccaatggtctgacttggtgtaaggcagtttccttagTCCCCATGTCTgttcctgccctctcctctccccacaaagTGTAACCTTTGTACAGAAAATGTGGAACAATACAAGTTTAAAGTATGAGAAAAGTTGTGTCAGCTTTATGGAGCTGATTCAACACAATTCTCTGAAATGTTTCTCTTTCTAAACTTGTTTCACATTTTCTTCTCCAGGCATCATCTTCTTACCATTATATTACTTTTTTCCCTTACCAGGTGAAAATGTTCATGTTTGCTCAGGGGACTCTCAGCCAAAAGAATCCAGCCCCATCCCTCACTTGCCCCGGGCGGAGAAAAAGTTGAAGTGTACAGTTGAAGGCTGTGACAGGACATTTGTGTGGCCAGCCCATTTCAAATATCACCTAAAGACCCACAGGTGTATAGACTTGCTATAGCTGTGACTTTGCTGAGTTCTGCAGACTGTTTAGGTATTTATGCATGTGTCTGGTTCCTGCTGTGGAATTTTCCAGTGTTCATATTCAGAGTgtcaaccaaaataaataaatcataggcAAAGAAAGAGCCAATCACTATTTTGCAGGCACACTCGATGCATTCTTTAAAAATACTGTTCTTTTATTTTTACCTGCCTGGGAGCAGCTTGTGGTTTGCAAGCAAGAATCTTACTATTTTGTTTTGTGTACAAATGGAGCCTAAACTTTTTAATAAGAATATCCAGTTATATAAGTTACCTATACAGTAAGACAGGGAAAGGTGTCTGTTTAAAATGCTGCCACCTCATTTCACATTAACTGCTACTTAAGGTGAAGCCATTAACTCTTTTCAGAGTTCTGTGCTTTCTCATGTCACTTTTCAGCTCTGTGCTTCCTCATTTGGAATTGAAATAAAAACAATCACACACAATGTTGCATTAAGGAAAGCCAGAAATTGACAGTAAAATATATAACAGTGCCATGAAGGTTATCTTGTTTTCCAGGAATGACCGTTCCTTCATTTGTCCAGCAAAagattgtgggaaaagcttctaTGTCCTACAGAGGCTGAAAGTACACATGAGAACACACAATGGTGAGAAACCATTCATCTGCACTGAGCTGGGCTGTGGGAAACAGTTCACAACAGCTGGGAATCTGAAGAATCATCTACGGATTCATACTGGTGTGTaccttttccttcccctccccatattTTCTCTTTTACTACAGTATTCAAGTGTTAAAAGACATTTCACTGCAGTTTTATGAGTCATATTATTAACATGGCACTGACTGTGCAACTGCTGCCTCTGCCATTCTGTTTATTATGAAGTATTCATTTTGGATAAGATGGAAGATAAATAGTTTTGGCTGGTGCTTAACGTCTCCTGCACTTGATAAGTAACAGTGAAATTGTCAGCTCTGCAACATCCATTCTCAGTCCTCCATTAACCACAACATTTTGGGCTACACAGTAAATGGGTCAGCATGTAGCAATTTTGTTGAAAGCCTGTAATTGTAGCAATATGTCAGAAAGACATTTCCAATGAGACCCTCAATGTTGATGGTTTTATGACTGTTGGCGGTCATAACAGACCATAccctctcagagaggaggtgccaTTAGAGACAGATTTTGGGTGCTATCAAATTGAACCTATTCTATCCCTCTGGGGGTTATTGTATTTTGACATAAATGTCTAACCTGACTTCCCAGTCCAAAGGGAAGTTTATAATGGCCCAGTGTGCTTGACAAACCATGGCTACAGCTCACAGTAAGGTAGGAGAGAGTTTCACTGTGAGTCCCACACAAAGCCAAACCTTAGCTTGGCATGGAAGCAAACAGGATTAGGGAGgagcgaagcagttgcaagttcCTGTCCAGGAGCCTGTACATctggaaggctaggactggggagggcacctgtgagagaactagaaaaggtcctcaaatgcaaagatgtatcactgagcagtcaggatcatacagaccatggtattcccaatctctatgtacggatgtgaaagttggacagtgaaaaaagcagataagagaaaaatcaacgcatttgaaatgtggtgttggaggagagctttgcggataccatggactgcaaaaaagacgaataattgggtgttagaacaaattaaaccagaactatcactagaagctaaaatgatgaaactgaggttatcatactttggacacatcatgagaagacatgattcattagaaaaggtaataatgctgggggaacagaagggagtagataaagaggaaggccaaacaagagatggattgattccataaaggaagccacagacctgaacttacaagatctgaacagggtggttcatgacagatgctcttggaggtcgctgattcatagggtcgtcataagtcgtagtcgacttggaggcacagaacaacaacaaaacaccgagtcaaggtttggcttagtggcTCATGTGAACCAGGCTAATAAGATTTTCCATAAAAGCTTGCAATAAAATCATAGGTTAATAACTGTGGAACCTTTCTGAACAGCCAAGTATTGTCTGGATgacacagggtgtgtgtgtgtgtgcgggaaAATAGGTAACAGCTGAAGTGCAGAGAAAGTGGAGCTGTTGTGATTTGGGCAAAATTCCACTGGACAAGGCAGATTTGAAGGAAATGAGGGAATTGACTAGCCTAATAAACAATAGGGCAGTTTCAGATTTGGAGATTGCTGGGAACAAGATTCATCAGCAAGGTTCACAGATCTGTCCTTGCATATATTGAAGgctacattgttgttgtttttaaagctgtatttTAAGAACATTTATTGTAGTTTGTTTGCATACATCCTAATAACTATAGAGAGGTGCTCCTGAAGAATAATTACATGATCTGAAAACacaggtgcttccagatgacatcCCTGCAAATAAAAGGATAGATTGTTACTGGTATTGCTCCAGGCATAAAAATGGTATCAACAGATTCCAGATGCAATCTTTGGCATCTCAGGTTAAATAGATCTCTTGTAGTCTGGCttggaaagacttctgtctgagtCCTCAGAGAGCCGCTGCTACTCTGAGTGGACAGTGCTGAGCAAGCTAGAACAGTTGTCTGAATtcagtatgaagcagcttcctatgtctagGCATACAAAGAGGACACACAGGATACCGCTAGTGGATGATGTATTGTCACGTGCATATGTGAAATACTAATCAGTGGTGAAGATGAGATTTCTTGAAGATCTAGAAAACAAATatggagaggaagagggagaaccTGCAGTGATTTAAAGATGGGGGTGATGTGGTCATAACCACTGTGACAATACTTTATTTTAGTAAAGGCATTGCAAATTGGTTACCTGGGCA
This DNA window, taken from Rhineura floridana isolate rRhiFlo1 chromosome 2, rRhiFlo1.hap2, whole genome shotgun sequence, encodes the following:
- the ZNF410 gene encoding zinc finger protein 410 isoform X2, coding for MLSDELESKPELLVQFVQNTSIPLGQELVESEPKDITCLSLLPVTESPECNRLMLPDDSPSHTSSSKDLSSSAVLRSLQVNVGPDGEETRAQTVQKPPELLPSPDTSSLLQDLQPTDSTSFILLNLTRTGLGSPSEHLVFVQDEAEDSGNDFFSNDSTDSSTPWFLRVQELAHDSLIAATRAQLAKNAKASNNGENVHVCSGDSQPKESSPIPHLPRAEKKLKCTVEGCDRTFVWPAHFKYHLKTHRNDRSFICPAKDCGKSFYVLQRLKVHMRTHNGEKPFICTELGCGKQFTTAGNLKNHLRIHTGEKPFLCEAQGCGRSFAEYSSLRKHLVVHSESLMGSSLLEESEVQNKTLGSMNSPPSLDVESLHLPDTESIIGVKEEVLAEATTNSLHTASDVVLPSHLLPLSTSRHSYGVSSLLQ
- the ZNF410 gene encoding zinc finger protein 410 isoform X1: MLSDELESKPELLVQFVQNTSIPLGQELVESEPKDITCLSLLPVTESPECNRLMLPDDSPSHTSSSKDLSSSAVLRSLQVNVGPDGEETRAQTVQKPPELLPSPDTSSLLQDLQPTDSTSFILLNLTRTGLGSPSEHLVFVQDEAEDSGNDFFSNDSTDSSTPWFLRVQELAHDSLIAATRAQLAKNAKASNNGENVHVCSGDSQPKESSPIPHLPRAEKKLKCTVEGCDRTFVWPAHFKYHLKTHRNDRSFICPAKDCGKSFYVLQRLKVHMRTHNGEKPFICTELGCGKQFTTAGNLKNHLRIHTGEKPFLCEAQGCGRSFAEYSSLRKHLVVHSGVKPHQCQICGKTFSQSGSRNVHMKKHHSRVGMDSNRQHEQPESLMGSSLLEESEVQNKTLGSMNSPPSLDVESLHLPDTESIIGVKEEVLAEATTNSLHTASDVVLPSHLLPLSTSRHSYGVSSLLQ